ataataatgataataataataaaagttatgataatgattataaagataataataataataataataataataataataataataatgataataataataataagtattattattatcattattataataataatgattatagaaataataataaaaataaaaatattagagttaataacgataataataatgataacaataatattaataatgataataataataataataataataataataataataatgataatgataataataataataataataataataataataataataaaaataataataataataacaataatgagaatgataaaaataataataacaacaataataataatgataataataaaaataacaataataataataacaataataataataataataataataataatgataataataataataattattattataataataattataataataatactaataataataataataataataataataataataatattaataataatgacaataataattttaataattataatgataataatagtaataataatgatagtaattataataatgataataataataaaaataataataattgtgatagtaataataaaaataataataatgataataataataataataattataataattatgataataataataataataataatgataataataatgataatattaataatattgataataataatattaataataataataacaataattataataatattgatgataataataataataattataataataataataataataataataataataataatgataataataaaaatgataaaagtaattatcaaaatagaaataataataataataataataataataataataataataataaaaataataataataataataataataataataataataataataataataataatttttattataataattattattattattattattattattattattatcattattatcataataataataataaaacataataaaaataaaaatattatatttaataacaataatgataataataatgataataataatgataataataataataataataataataataataataaaaatgataataataataataataataattattattataataattattattattattattattattattatcattattatcataataataataataaaacataataaaaataaaaatattatatttaataacaataataataataataacaacaacaataataataataataataataataataataataataataataataataataataataataataataataataataataatattaattattaggataataataataataataataataataataataataataataataataaaaataatgataataataataataatattaataatagtaataattatgataataataataataatatgataataaaaagaaaataataataataataataataataataataataataaaaataataataattatgataataatattagtaaaaataatgatgatattaatatttatagtaataataataataataacaattaaaataataataataataataataataataataataatagtaataataataataataatattgataataataataatgaaaataataataataataataacaataataataataataataataataatgaaaataattattattattattatcataataataaaaataataataaaaataaaaaatattatagataataacaacaataataatgacgataatattattataaaaaataataatgatgataacaataataataatgataataataaaaatatttataataataataataataatgttaataataatataataataatgataataataataatgataataataataataataatataattaataataataataataataataataataataattataataataataataataataataacaataataataataataataataataatgataataataataacaataatgataataataatgataataataataatgataataataaaaagaataataataatagtagtaataataatgataacaataataatgttaataataataataataacaataataataataataataataataataataataataataataataataataaaaataattacagtaacaattatgataataataatattaataataataataataataataataataataataataataataataataataataataaaaatagtaatcatgataataataataattataaaaataataataattatattaataatagtattaacgataataaaaataataataataataatgataataataataataataataataataatgataataataataataataataataataataataataataataataataataataataataataattaaaacaaaaaaataataaaataataaaataataataataataataataataataataataataataataataataataataataaaagtattaagagtattaataataataataataataataataataataataatgataataataatattaataataataataataataataataataataataataataataataataataataattttgataatattaggaataataataataataataataataataataataataataataataataatatcaataataataataataataatatagtaataataataataaattaataataataataataataataatattaataataataataataataataataaatttaataataatgataatgataattataataataataatgataataataataataataataataataataataataataataataataataataataatattaaaaaggataataataataataataataataataataataataataataataataataataataataataataatcattatattaataataatattatattcaatattattgataataataatatcaataagtatagaaataataataataataataataataataataataataaatataataataataaaaataaaaataataataataatagtaataataataacaataataataataataataatgattatgataataatgataataaaaataataataataatgataatgatagtattgataacaataatgataatattaaaaatattaataataataataataataataataataataataaaaataataattttttattataataatgatattaataataataataatagttaaaataataataataataataataataataataataataataataataataataataataataataataataataataataataatagtaataatagtaataataaatataataataataataataataataataataataataataataataataataataaatttaataataatattaataatgatattaatatttataataatgataataataataaatataataagaataatattgataattataattataataatagtaataataataacaatactaatattgataataattatattaataataataatattaataataataataataataataataataataataataaaaataataatattattaatatggctgcatcggcagaatccTTTTTCTTGTCTAAATTCTCGATTCTAcgaacaattctcttttcagggttgctacattcagctagcaagttggatatgttcatcaggtgggtgaagaatacaattcaggttaaggctggatgtaattaatacaagtacaagtaatactcaaaaattacaacaggtaaagtcaggattggatcgcgacgcgtttcggaactgcttgctccgtcttcaggcgagaagtgaggctctggctggatctgggtctttctttatcccggctctggttcatagagaggggcctcgaattttgatttgtcaagcggaggttataggctcggctcagcctcccagggtgagaggtaggaaggaatcctggatcctgaggTCAGGACGCGCGCCAAGCCAGCCAAAAATTCAGCCAGGCTCCTCTCTCGGTCAGTGGACTTGGCTGAGAGAGGTAtctgagctccctgattggctgaggtgcgcgccGAGACtggctcaaagtcaggcagcccaatCCTACACTCAGCAGACTAGAATTCCGGACCATGCTCGCCACCAAAATCAGCATTTGGctagacgatttctccatttgtgggggtgtcaggatcggggttgtcattgGTTcttagcgttggtacgtcgacaggatggtaggaggaaaaTATCTTGAGTCATATTCAACggtggtttctcgttctggattaacagggcttccaatattcgtaagagcctgctgtccggggcgctgccgataattttggtattggtgacgatgtctgcccggctaatttgggtatTATGTCGCTGtggagcatgatttcttatagcaccttgctggacgtggcatgaaatcctcttcgaaagtttcattgtagtcataccgatgtatttgcaggggcatcctcggactgggcattgataagagtagactacttttgtcttcttcagagggtcgttatcagggggcgccgGATTGTTCCTCTTGATCAAGCTGCAGGTTTTtccagtctggtaatagatgatgagtttcactttcgtggtctcatcagtaggtgacacgttgttagtgatgatgtgtttaatggccttctcatcctgcTGATATTCTGCGTTTATGAGGcccttgtagtaaagtttgatgtctctagatccgttggtggaggtgtcggacctatctctagtgctgtcgtACCCTTCCACCGCATAGGACCCATACCTCTTGTCTAGAGATatcaaactttactacaagggcctcatgcacgcagaatatcagcgggataaGGCCATTAAacacatcatcactaacaacgtgtcacctactgatgagaccacgaaagtgaaactcatcatctattaccagactgaaaaaacctgcagcttgatcatgaggaacaatccagcgtcccctgataacgaccctctgaagaaaaCAAAagtagtctactcttatcaatgcccagtccgaggatgcccctgtaaatacatcggtatgactacaatgaaactttcgaagaggatttcgtgccacgtctagcaaggtgctataagaaatcatgctccacagcgacataacacccaaattagccagacggacatcgtcgccaataccaaaattatcagcagcaccccggacagcaggcgcttacgaatattggaagccctgttaatccagaacgagaaaccagcattgaatacgactcaagatatgttcctcctaccatcctgtcgacgtaccaacgctaagAACCAAGAACAAttcccccagaacgatgacaaccccgatcctgacacccccacaaatggagaaatcgtctggccgaatgctgattttggcggcgagcatTTTCCGGAATTctagtctgctgagc
The sequence above is drawn from the Palaemon carinicauda isolate YSFRI2023 chromosome 40, ASM3689809v2, whole genome shotgun sequence genome and encodes:
- the LOC137632052 gene encoding myb-like protein D, producing NNNNNNNNNNNNNNNNNKSIKSINNNNNNNNNNNNDNNNINNNNNNNNNNNNNNNNNNNFDNIRNNNNNNNNNNNNNNNNNQNYRQHPGQQALTNIGSPVNPERETNDIDNNNNNNNNNNNNNNNNNNNNDNNSKNNKNNNNNNNNNNNNN